AGTCAGATTGATAAAACTGGCTATTCCCTTTGAAGAAGTTTGAACAAATCGTATGGCGTCAGGCCCGCTTGAAAGCAAGGCATTAATTCCTGGAACAACTTTTAAAGGTTCACCGGGAAGGCTCCATACCCTTTTACAACGAATTCTAATATTGGATCCCGGCAGTGCCGGATGGGAAGAGTCTCTGGCCACATAGGTTTCAATTGCTTGCTCAAATTGGGTATATCTTGACCTTCCCTGGGGAGTAACCGATACCCGTACACTTTTATAATCCCATTGAGCATTACCTGCCAGGTCCCAGTCCGCTTGCTCCTCCCAGTTAATATTTACCTTAACCAAGTAATCAATTCCGTTTATCTGTCTTATTTCTTCTTGCAGAATATCCCCTGCAGGGTCACCATCTATATATGTACCGTCTTCTCTAAGAAATTTAGTTCCTACCTCTGAAAAGGGTAGAGCTCTGATTTTCTCTATTGTTTCATTGGCAATATTAATGGTATTCATTCTAATTTCATTATCCAGGGTAGTTTTAGTGGAAAAAAGAAATGCACCGGCAGTCGAAGCCACAATAATTGATAATATAAATATTGCAACTATTACTTCGACCAAAGAAAAACCTTCATTTTTTCTTAAATTTCCATTAACTAGTTTCATATGCTTTTCCTCCAATAACTACACCACTAAATTTATTATTTTTCTTGGAAAATATTTTTCTTGTTGAATTTTCCTTTCATAAAATCGTAATTATCCGGATAATCCGTGTCTTGTCCCTTAACATAAAATCTAACAGTTAAATTTACATTAAGCTCTAAAGGGGGCCAGTCTTCACTGTCTCTTGATCTTACATCCATACTGATATTTTCTATGGTACAATAATGCTGTCCCTCTTCTAAATTCTTAAGAATCTTTTGTAGATTATCATAATTTGTAACTATATCTAGATTCACATCTGCTGAACGAAGATTTCCTACATCTACTGGAGTATAGGAGTTGATAACTACTTTATCACATAGATTTTTTGTCACCTTTTCCATATATACCAGATTTGCTGCCTGATCCCATATATCAAGCATTCCCTCATAGGCCTCATTAGAACTATTTTCTATCTCTAATAATTCATCCTTAAGTATTTTTATTTTCTCGTCTAAGAGCTTAACCTTGGCCTCTTCTTCCACCAGCTGTTCATACTCATCTTTTAGTTTTTTAATATCTTTATCTAATGGAGAATACACGTATTTAACAAATAAGAAGGTGCTTCCCAGTACTAATACTATAACTAACAGAATTATCTCACGTTTTGTAAGCTTCATTATTCTTCAGTCCCCCCTTCATTATTTTGGGGCATGGGATTTTCATCCTGTAATTCTGAAATAAAATCCCTTTGATCTATATTACAATATAAATTAAACTGATATTTTTCCTTATCATCATTTTCCTCTAATGTAGCAGTGGTAAAGGTAGTATTATCAACCCTATCCATATTTCTTAACTTAACTATATATTTAGCGATATCTTCATAGTTTGGTGAATATCCACTTAAATTAAGCATTCCACCTTCTATACTTAAATTTTCTAGATAAATATCCTCCGGTGTATTCACTTCAATATTATCTAAAAGAGCAGTAATTACCAATCGTTCATTTCTTAGAGCTAAAAGAGCTAGCCCCTCACGCTTTTTCTCTTCTACCGTCTTTTCTAGCTGGTAATATTCTGCTTCAGTTACATCATAACTTTCAATATCCTCTTTAATCCGCTTAATCTTAGAATTCATATTTTCTTTTTCTTTTAGAGGTAATAATAAGCCAAACAATACTGCTGCTGCAACATAAGCTATGCTAATAAAAACAATCAAGAATGTCATTCCTGCTGACATTTTTCTTTCATTTTTTGGAAGTAAATTAATATCATACATCATATTACCACTCCTCTCTCATAGTAGCCCCTATTGCGTTAAAAAGAACGGGCAAATATTCTGTTTGATTTAAATCCCCCCGAAACATTTCTAAAGCTTCCGAGAGAGGAAATACCTTAACTCCCAAACGTTTTTCAAAATAACTTGATAATCCTTTTAGGAAACTTCCTCCACCCATTATATAGATTTGGTCAACTCCCTTATGGTTATTTCTATTTTTATAAAACTCCAAAATACGATTAATATCCAAAATAAGATAGTCAAAGTAATTTACTACATGTTGTGCTATCATATTATCTTCACTTGCTTCAAAGAAATTTATCTTACGTTTATATTCTTCTGCTTCCTGCATATCCATTCCGGCCTTATCTGCTATGATTGATGTCAGATACTCTCCTCCGTTGGAGATCATTTTATGTAGACTATAATTTCCTTTATTTAATATGGTAACGTCTGTGGTTTGAGCCCCAAAATCAATTATGGCTATATCCTTTAAATCATTTTTTCCTATGGTATGTATAATCCATCTAGAAAGCTTACTGTCAACATTTGAACCTACGTCTATATACTTGACTTTAAGCTTAGCTTTCTTAAGAACATCTACATAGGCCTTGGCTTGTCTTATAGGAACTGCTGCTACAAGAACCTTCAGTTTTCCAATTCCATCATTACCATCTGTTTGATAATCTATTACTTTATAATCAATTGTATAATCTTCATGTTTAAAGGGAAGAAAACTGGCTATTTCATGACGAATATTCTCCATTATCTGATCTTCATTCATCTCAGGTATAGTCAGTTCACGGACTATAATTTCGTTACCGGAAATACAAACAGCACAACTATCTCCGCTAATCTTATATTTTGATTTTATATTTTTTATTAAATCAATCAAGGGCTCCTGGGCCTCGATTCTTCCCTGGGCCATAACCCCTTCAGGTATAGGTTCTATTGCAAATCTAGCAATTTTATTATTTCTCTTCATTTTAACCATTTTTATATAATTAGAACCAATATCTATTCCAATTATCGGCATAGTTCCTCTCTTATAATACATATCCTTTTGACCCAAAATCTTATCATATATACTGCTTTGATTCATGCCCTTCTTTTTCATAGGTACCTCCATCATAGTCTTATTTGACAATATGAAATATATCATAACTGCCATTTATATAGCAGATTTTGTCCATTTTAATTTTAAAGCCACCAAAATAATTTCATAATATTCTCATAAAATACTAGAGATATTATAAAACCACCTCCTAAAAAAGGACCATAAGGTATATACT
This genomic interval from Herbinix luporum contains the following:
- a CDS encoding GspMb/PilO family protein encodes the protein MKLTKREIILLVIVLVLGSTFLFVKYVYSPLDKDIKKLKDEYEQLVEEEAKVKLLDEKIKILKDELLEIENSSNEAYEGMLDIWDQAANLVYMEKVTKNLCDKVVINSYTPVDVGNLRSADVNLDIVTNYDNLQKILKNLEEGQHYCTIENISMDVRSRDSEDWPPLELNVNLTVRFYVKGQDTDYPDNYDFMKGKFNKKNIFQEK
- a CDS encoding PilN domain-containing protein codes for the protein MMYDINLLPKNERKMSAGMTFLIVFISIAYVAAAVLFGLLLPLKEKENMNSKIKRIKEDIESYDVTEAEYYQLEKTVEEKKREGLALLALRNERLVITALLDNIEVNTPEDIYLENLSIEGGMLNLSGYSPNYEDIAKYIVKLRNMDRVDNTTFTTATLEENDDKEKYQFNLYCNIDQRDFISELQDENPMPQNNEGGTEE
- the pilM gene encoding type IV pilus assembly protein PilM; this encodes MKKKGMNQSSIYDKILGQKDMYYKRGTMPIIGIDIGSNYIKMVKMKRNNKIARFAIEPIPEGVMAQGRIEAQEPLIDLIKNIKSKYKISGDSCAVCISGNEIIVRELTIPEMNEDQIMENIRHEIASFLPFKHEDYTIDYKVIDYQTDGNDGIGKLKVLVAAVPIRQAKAYVDVLKKAKLKVKYIDVGSNVDSKLSRWIIHTIGKNDLKDIAIIDFGAQTTDVTILNKGNYSLHKMISNGGEYLTSIIADKAGMDMQEAEEYKRKINFFEASEDNMIAQHVVNYFDYLILDINRILEFYKNRNNHKGVDQIYIMGGGSFLKGLSSYFEKRLGVKVFPLSEALEMFRGDLNQTEYLPVLFNAIGATMREEW